One window of Nicotiana tomentosiformis chromosome 11, ASM39032v3, whole genome shotgun sequence genomic DNA carries:
- the LOC138901428 gene encoding uncharacterized protein has translation MAPKKKARTGQRANVTPGVTVDRIIDDAGATVPPTDIPVPPPVPASDFGVSDVDLRRAIQMLAQIVASQIQRSNVGPTFFSQPGDSTGSRVNKFLQLDPLVFTSTNLEEDPQDFIDEMHKTLRVMRATETEAVELASYRLKEVAYFWFELWEESREEGSPSVRWGEFADAFIDHFLPAETKAARAAEFENLRQGTLSVWDYHMRFTYLSKYAIYMLPTMEARVC, from the exons atggcacctaagaagaaggcaagaactggccaaagagccaatgtcaccccaggagtgacagttgatcgtataattgatgatgcgg gtgcaacagttcctccaactgatataccagttccacctccagttcctGCTTCTGAttttggtgtttctgatgttgatcttagaagagccatacagatgttggctcaaatagtggcttcccagatcCAAAGGTCAAATGTTGGACCCACTTTTttcagtcagccaggggattctactggttccagagtgaacaagtttctccagttggatcctctagTGTTCACGAGTACTAACCTAGAGGAAGATCCccaagatttcattgatgagatgcacaaaactctcagagttatgcgtgctactgaaacagaggcagtggaattggcctcctaccgcctgaaagaggtggcatatttttggtttgaactatgggaggagtctcGTGAAGAAGGAAGCCCTTCGgtgaggtggggtgagtttgccgatgccttcattgatcatttcttgcctgccgagactaaggcagcccgtgctgctgagtttgagaacttgaggcaaggtaccctaagtgtgtgggattaccatatgagattcacaTACCTAtctaagtatgctatttacatgctgcccactatggaggctagagtatgctga